TTTCAATTGTTTCATATACCGTTCTCAAAATCTATCTCAAAAAAAGAAGCCAGAAAAATCACCCTCTCACCGCCACATTGACGAACCGCAGGAACGGGCGAAGCTGCCGGGTTCCTCCTCCTTCGGAGACAATCTGCATCACTTTACCCTCATCGAGAACAGCCGAGCCTCCAAGGTGAGTCACCGGGGTTCCCCGAAACACTTCGGCACACAGGGGAGTTGAGGGTCCAAGGATAAGTACGTGCCGGGGGGTGCCCAGCCCGTTCAGCACTTCTTCCAGGGTGTCATTTAAAATGGAGGTTGCCGTAATAATGGCCACCGTGCACTCCTGCAATATCTTCCTCCTGATTTCCGTTTCCTGATCTTCGGGCAGATGGACCAATGGCACACCCCGCATCGTCTCGTTCCGCTCGATGATGGACAGGGCGGCTCCGCTCTTCTCAATCCGCGAAACCAGGGGGGAGAAAAGGCCGATCATGGCCACCTTGTCCTGCGGGGTCAGATTGATCAGCCCAATGGCGTCATTCTCCTCATCGTCAGGAGAGGATGTCATGAGAGGCGGCCCCGGAGCGATGAGGGCATTGGCTGTGGCCAGTCCCAGGGCTTTTTCCAGGGGATTTTTCCCTTCGACCAGGCGACTTAACAGGACAGATACCGAAAGCCCGGCCAGGTGTCCGGCTTCAGCAAGGACTGAACAGCAGGGCGACAGCTCACTCCGAAGTACAGCGGCCAGCCCTATCCGCCGCTCGCCCTCGATCCTTACCCCCACGTAGCCGAGCCCTATTCTGACCTCTTCGACCCGCAGGTCCTCTCCTGCACTTGCGAGGTACTTATCAAGCCGACTGGCTATTTCTCCCGTTTTGATCATGGCAGATAATTCCTCCTTTTCCAGTAGCATATGTCAGTTTAAATCCTTTCTGGCTATTCTGTCAACGGTGATGCAGAGCAGGCAGATATTTTCTATATTTACTATTATTTCTTATGGTGCTGGAAGGGCTTTCAGGGGCCTTTCCAGAG
The bacterium genome window above contains:
- a CDS encoding DUF364 domain-containing protein gives rise to the protein MIKTGEIASRLDKYLASAGEDLRVEEVRIGLGYVGVRIEGERRIGLAAVLRSELSPCCSVLAEAGHLAGLSVSVLLSRLVEGKNPLEKALGLATANALIAPGPPLMTSSPDDEENDAIGLINLTPQDKVAMIGLFSPLVSRIEKSGAALSIIERNETMRGVPLVHLPEDQETEIRRKILQECTVAIITATSILNDTLEEVLNGLGTPRHVLILGPSTPLCAEVFRGTPVTHLGGSAVLDEGKVMQIVSEGGGTRQLRPFLRFVNVAVRG